The sequence GCTCTGGAGCTCTGGGTTGTAGATGGCGCCTTTCACCCAGTCGGGCTCGGCGGTGCAGAGGATCACGCGGTCGCCGTCGCGCATGTCGTGCGTCGCCAGCTTGCAGAAATACTCGATCTGCGGCTGGTCGATGTCGGACTCGAGCTGGATGTCGACGCCGAGCAGCCAGAAGCCGTGGGGCAGCTTCAGCGCGAAGTAGCTCCGGGACTGGAACGTCTTCCAGGCGCCGAGCGTGCGTTTCTGGCCGAAGAGGCGCATGAAGCTCATCAGCCCGTCGTACCAGTCGTGGTTGCCTGGGATGGCGAACAGGTGCGGCGCCTCCGTCACATCGGCCTTCGGGAGCGCGGCCGCGTAGGGCTCGACGAGCCGCGTCCAGTACGCCTGACGCGTGGCCGAGGGGTACACTTGGTCGCCGCCCATGATGAGCACCTCTCCGCGCCTCGTCTCCCGGCCGCCGAGCGAGAGGACCGGCCGCGCGAGGAGGCTGGCGATCGCGTAGGTGGGGTTGAAGCCATCGCCCGTGTCCGCCACGTAATCGATCCAGAGCTCGTCGCGCACGACGCCGTTTCGGACGGCATAGTCGAAGGGCGGTTGCGGCCCCGCGATCGCCTCGAGGAGGCGGAAATCGTCGCGCGCGCCCATCAGGCGGGAGACGGTCATGTCGAGCGCGGAGCGGGCCAGCTGGAAGGGGCTGTACCAGCAGGTCATGAGGCTCCGCTGGAGCGCCGCGAGCTGCTCGCGATCCGGGCGATCGATCATCCGTCCCTCCGCTCAAGGGAGGTTATCACCGCCGGAGCGCCGCGTCGCCTCGCCCGGGCGCCTCAGCGCGGCACGACGACGTCGTGGGCATTCACGCTAGGCGAGATCACCGCCCTCCTTGAGGCAGCCGGCGAGCTCGCTGAGGAGCTTGTCGGTCGCCTCCAGGCCGCTCGTGAAGGCTTCTCCCTCCTTGGCTCGGCGGGTGAGCCGCATGTCGGGCGAGAGTCGGTAAGGTGAGCTCTTCGGCTGGACCAGCTTGAGCACCTTGGCATGATCGAGCGGGGTGTCCTCGCGCAAGTGCAGCGTGACCCCCTTGGCGCTCGCCTCGCATGCGAGCGCCTTCAGCCGGCGCAGCTCGGTCTTGAGCCGCATGAGGTGCACGAACCGGCGCGCCTCGAGCGGAGGCGCGCCGAAGCGATCCTCCATCTCGACCGCGAGGTCCTGCACGTCGTCGGTCGAGGCGGCACCGGCGAGCCGCTTGTAGAGGGAAAGACGTACGCCCACGTCGGAAATGTACTCTTCTGGCAGAAGTGCGTCGGCGTCGAAGGAGAGCTCGGTGTCGACGTCGTGAACCACGGGCTCGCCGCGCAGCTCGTGGACGGCCTCGTCGAGCATCTGGCAGAAGAGTTCGAAGCCAACCTGGGCGACGGTGCCGCTCTGCTCGGCGCCGAGGAGGTCGCCGGAGCCGCGCAGCTCCAGGTCGAGCGAGGCGATCTGGAAGCCGGAGCCGAGCTCGGTGTGGCGCTCGAGGGCCTCGATGCGGGCGCGGGCCTCGTCGGTCATGGCGTTCGGGGGCGGGACGATGAGGTAGCAGTAGGCGCGCTCCTTGGAGCGGCCGACGCGGCCGCGCAGCTGGTAGAGCTGCGAGAGGCCGAACATGTCGGCGCGGTCGATGAGGATGGTGTTGGCGCGGGGGATGTCGAGGCCGCTCTCGATGATGGCGGTGGCGCAGAGGACGTCGTAGCGCCCCTCGACGAAGTCGAGCATCGACTGCTCGAGGTTTTGCTCGCTCATCTGGCCGTGGGCGACGCAGATGCGGGCGCTCGGGACGAGCTCAGCGAGGCGGGCGGCGCGCTCGTAGAGGCCCTCGACGCGGTTGTAGACGTAGAACACCTGGCCGCCGCGGCCGAGCTCGCGGAGGACGGCCTCGCGGAGGACGGCCTCGTCGTGGCGGGTCACCACGGTGCGGATGGCGCGGCGATCGATCGGGGGGGTCGTGATGATCGACATGTCGCGGAGGCCGGAGACCGCCATCTGGAGGGTGCGGGGAATGGGGGTGGCCGAGAGCGTGAGGACGTCGACGTTGGTCTTGAGGGCCTTGATGCGCTCCTTGTGAGTGACGCCGAAGCGCTGCTCCTCGTCGACGACGAGCAGGCCGAGCCGCTTGAAGTGGACGTCCTTGGAGAGGAGGCGGTGGGTGCCGATCACGACGTCGACGCTGCCGTCGCGGAGGCCGCGGGAGACGTCGTCCTGCTCCTGCTTGGTCTGGAAGCGGGACATGGCGCGGACCTCGATGGGGTAGGAAGCCATCCGCGATCGGAAGCTGAGGTAATGCTGCTGCGCGAGCACCGTGGTTGGGCAGAGGACGGCGACCTGCCTGCCGGCGTTGGCGGCGCGGAAGGCGGCGCGGATGGCAACCTCGGTCTTTCCGAACCCGACATCGCCGCAGACGAGGCGGTCCATCGGGCGGCCGGACTCGAGGTCGGCCGCAACCTCGGTGATCGCCCGGGCCTGGTCGGGCGTCTCGTCGAAGGGGAAGGTCGCCTCGAAGGCACGGTAATCGTCGTCTGGCGGCGGAACGGGCTCCGCCGTGGCGGCGCGGCGCTCGGCGTAGAGGCGGAGGAGCTCGTCGGCCATCTTGCGGACGCTCTTCTCGACCCGCGCCTTCGTCTTGGCGAATGTCTGCCCGCCGAGCCGGTCGAGCTTGGGGGCGCCCTCGCCGCCGCTGAATTTCTGGATCTGGTTCAGGCGGTAGACCGGGAGGTAGAGCTTGTCGCCCCCGGCGTACTCGACGGCGATGAGATCGACCGTGGTTGAGCCGACCTGCTTGTGGACGAGGCCAAGGTACCGCCCGATGCCGTGCTCTACGTGGACAACGTAGTCCCCGACGCCCAGATTGCGGAGGTCCTCGAGGAAGGCCTGCGACGGCTTCGTGGAGGAGGAAGCGGCGCGTGCGGCGCGGCGGTGAGCGCGGGCACCGAAGATTTCCTCCTCCGTGACCAACGCGAGCCCCTCGGCAGGAGCGATGACGCCGCGCGCAAGAGAGCCCGTTACGACGAGGGCCGTTTCGCGCGGAGACGCGGAACTGCTGCCATCAAAGAACGCGGGGTCGAACGGACCGAGGTTGGCCTTCACCCGCACGTCACGATGGCGGAGCAGGGCGACGAGGCGCTCAACCTGGGTCTGCGCGCGTGCGGCGATGAGCACTCGTAGGCCCGCTTCTTGCCATGCGACCACGCGACGAACGAGCGGGTCGAGGGCGCCGTGCTTGCCGCGTGAAGCACGGGCGATCTTGATGGCGCGCTCGAGGTCCGACTGATCGCGCGTCGCAAGCGATGGAACGTCCTCAGGGACGACCTCGAAGCGCTCCAGCGAGTTCCGATTTTCCGCAGCACCCTCAACCCCGGTGCGGTGCAGGGCAAGCACCGTACGGGCGCCGAGCCACGAGGCAATGTGCACCTCGTCCTCGTAGAAGGCGGCCAGCGGGAAGTGCGGCTCACGGTCCTTGTGGCTCCGATCGGCCGCGGCGCGACCGAGCTCGTCGCGCACGGCGGCGGTGACGGAGGATGGGTCCTCAAGGACGATGAGCGCGTCGTCG comes from Sorangium aterium and encodes:
- the mfd gene encoding transcription-repair coupling factor; the encoded protein is MLDRAAPMPPERSRTSTSSSPLSATIAELSGHVDDSASNDTATSGPPASTPADFELLPSFDLPADRPVITPRELAAELAAAPPGTRHVTGSAGSAGALVIRRLVAAAAGRRIIALTPDVDSARALAADASFLLVDRDADDAEAAGSTTFGRVLLYLPNEASPYADVNPDRRGAQTRLATLFHLGMDLPWSVLVCPITALARKVVPRDEITEHAELVIAEQEMDRDALSARLGASGYVRSPLVEDPGTFAVRGALLDIWAPSAELPVRIDFYGDIVASIKTFNPDDQRTVADVKEVWIPPAREAILTPANVERARQRVRAACDVIDFPSTKARALVDDVASGRAFFGAEGYLPAFIDLVSFTSYLPDDALIVLEDPSSVTAAVRDELGRAAADRSHKDREPHFPLAAFYEDEVHIASWLGARTVLALHRTGVEGAAENRNSLERFEVVPEDVPSLATRDQSDLERAIKIARASRGKHGALDPLVRRVVAWQEAGLRVLIAARAQTQVERLVALLRHRDVRVKANLGPFDPAFFDGSSSASPRETALVVTGSLARGVIAPAEGLALVTEEEIFGARAHRRAARAASSSTKPSQAFLEDLRNLGVGDYVVHVEHGIGRYLGLVHKQVGSTTVDLIAVEYAGGDKLYLPVYRLNQIQKFSGGEGAPKLDRLGGQTFAKTKARVEKSVRKMADELLRLYAERRAATAEPVPPPDDDYRAFEATFPFDETPDQARAITEVAADLESGRPMDRLVCGDVGFGKTEVAIRAAFRAANAGRQVAVLCPTTVLAQQHYLSFRSRMASYPIEVRAMSRFQTKQEQDDVSRGLRDGSVDVVIGTHRLLSKDVHFKRLGLLVVDEEQRFGVTHKERIKALKTNVDVLTLSATPIPRTLQMAVSGLRDMSIITTPPIDRRAIRTVVTRHDEAVLREAVLRELGRGGQVFYVYNRVEGLYERAARLAELVPSARICVAHGQMSEQNLEQSMLDFVEGRYDVLCATAIIESGLDIPRANTILIDRADMFGLSQLYQLRGRVGRSKERAYCYLIVPPPNAMTDEARARIEALERHTELGSGFQIASLDLELRGSGDLLGAEQSGTVAQVGFELFCQMLDEAVHELRGEPVVHDVDTELSFDADALLPEEYISDVGVRLSLYKRLAGAASTDDVQDLAVEMEDRFGAPPLEARRFVHLMRLKTELRRLKALACEASAKGVTLHLREDTPLDHAKVLKLVQPKSSPYRLSPDMRLTRRAKEGEAFTSGLEATDKLLSELAGCLKEGGDLA